The Ignavibacteria bacterium region ATTTTAGAAGAAGGAACTCACGAATTACAATTCGATGCATCACCTTTCGCATCGGGTGTATACTTTGCAAGAATTTCCACTCAATCTTCAAAACATAGTTTTGAAGACTTTAAGAAAATGATTTTGATAAAGTAATTTTCTTCAATCGCATTTCTTTTTTTCAAACCCTTCTTCATTATCGAAGAAGGGTTTGTTGTTTTTAGAATATTTTTTTCCATCTCAAAAAAATTATTACAGAAAAAAAATTTTCACTACTCGCGAAAATTTAGTTGTCTGTGAAATTATTTTTTTTATATTTCACACGCAAATTGTTTAACAATACAAAAAAATTTTTCTGAGTACACAACATCAACAATATTTTAATCTCGATGTAGCATTAGTCTATAACGTAAAACACGAAGAGCATAAGACGCAACATGTGTACGTTGACGAAGACTCAGACCCTCCTAGTACGAGCGGAATTACCGCACAAACAATTCCATCAACACATTCCCGATTGAACGATACGTATGCAGAGTGGGACGAGATTGAAACAATTGAGGCAATTGAATCTGCACTGAAAACTCGCCACAATGTTTCCCTCATCGAAGCAGACGAAACAGTATTTGAACAACTTCGCGAACAGCAAGCGCAAATAGTATTCAACATTGCGGAAGGATTGAACGGCGTTTCGCGTGAGGCGCATATCCCGGCGATGCTTGAATTTTTACATATTCCTTTTACTGGCTCTGATTCGCTGACACTTGCAACATGTCTTGATAAATCCCGCACAAAAGAAATTCTTTCCTTTTACAAAATTCCGAATGCTCCATTCTTTGTTATTGAAAACATTTCGCAACTTCAAAAATCAAAATTTGATTTTCCATTATTTGTAAAACCATTGCACGAAGGTTCGAGCAAAGGAATTTATAACTCGTGTGTTGTACGCAACGAAAAAGAATTGAAGAATGAAGTTGAAAAAATTCTTTTGACGTACGAGCAACCAGTTCTCGTTGAAACATATTTATCTGGTAAAGAATTTACGGTTGCAATGTTAGGAAATGGAAAAAATGTTCGAATGCTTCCCATCGTTGAAATCAATTTCGATTCGCTTCCGGAAAATGTCAATCGTATTTATTCGTACGAAGCAAAATGGATTTGGGATACGATTGATAATCCGCTTGATATTTATGAATGTCCAGCAAATATTTCTTCGTCGCTGCAAAAAGAAATTGAACGAATTTGTATGCAAACATTCAGCATGCTTCGTATTCGGGATTGGTGCAGAGTAGACATTCGCCTCGATGAAAAAAATATTCCGAACATTATTGAAGTAAATCCGCTTCCGGGAATTCTTCCGAATCCTCTTGACAACTCGTGTTTTCCAAAATCCGCGCGCACTGCTGGAATGGAATACGATGAAATGCTTTGCACGGTTCTCGATGTTGCGTGCGAGCGTTACAAAATTTTTTAGATGAGTACGAAAAAAAAATATCATATCATTGTCATTGCGAGGAGCGGAGCGACGAAGCAATCTTCTCGAAACTACGACACAATTAGCGGTTTGCTTCGCTGGCGCTCTCAATGACAACACAAGTGAAAAAAAATATTCACGTTGCAGTAATCTTCAACAATCCGACAATACAAACAAGCGAAGGAAGAACGTTTCTTTCAGAAGAAGAAATGATACAGAACTTTGAGCATATACATTCCGGCTCAATTGATTTATCGGAAGTTGGAGTACTCAAAGAACGCGAAGATGTTGCCAATGCCTTAAACGAATTAGGATTTCGAACATCGCTCTTCAATGCATCCGACGATGTGCGAGCATTACTCACATTTCTTTCCGAAGAAAAACCGAATGTCATCTTTAATTTGGTTGAAGGATTAGGAGAGAAAGCAATTCACGAAATGCATATTGCAGGAATGTATGAACTGCTCGGAATTCCTTACACGGGTTCTTCTTCCGTTACACTTGGTTTATGTTTAAATAAAATTCGCACAAAAGAAATTCTATCGCATCATCATATTCCGACGCCAAAATTTTTTCTTTGTGAACGCGCGCATCGGTTGAAGTTTGAACATCTCGGCGTGCGGTTTCCTCTTATCGTAAAACCATCGAGAGAAGATGCAAGTATCGGCATAGAAAATAAATCCCTTGTCGAATCATTCGATGATTTGCAACAGCAAATTGAATACGTGAACACAACATTTCATCAAGCCGCGATTGTTGAAGAATATATTGATGGAAGAGAATTGAACGTTGCCGTTATTGGAAACACTGAAATCGTTGCATTGCCGATATCAGAAATTGATTTTTCAGAATTGCCCAATGGATTTCCGAAAATTGTAACCTATAATGCCAAATGGATGAAAGGAACGCCGGAGTACGACGGTACAAACGGAAAGTGCCCCGCAGAACTCTTGTCCGATGTTGAACAACGCGTGAAAGAAATTGCCATGCAAGCATTCCGAATAATGGAATGTCGAGATTACGCTCGTGTTGATATTCGATTAACGAAAAAAAATGAACCGTTTGTGCTCGAAGTGAACCCGAATCCCGATATTTGCGACGAAGCGGGATTTATTCGTTCCGTTCGAACCGCAGGAATTTCGTACACAGAAATTATCGGAAAGATAGTTTCGTATGCTCTCGAACGCGCTCAATGATTCGTCCAACACAACAAAAAGATGAACAACAAATTCTCGACATTGTTCGCGCGACACAAGTTTTCAACAAAGAGGAAATTGCAATTGCGAAAGAGTTATTAGAAATTTATTTAAACGATGCCGAACAACAAGATTATGAAATATTTTCGTACGTCAATGAACGTGTTGAAGTTCTCGGTTATGTGTGCATTGGTCCAACGCCTGCAACACAAGGAACGTACGATATGTATTGGATTGCAACGTCGCCCAAAGTTCACAACAAAGGAATCGGAACGCAGTTAGTGCAATTCACCGAAGAGTATTTACGAAAAAAAAATGCGCGGCTTCTTATTGCAGAAACATCATCAACGCCAAAGTATGCACCTACGCGCGCATTTTATATCAAGAAAGGTTTTGAGCAACTTGCTCGCATCGTCGGCTACTACAAAAGTGATGATGATTTGATTATTTATGGAAAGTATCTTTAATACTAAGTGTTACATTACAAGCAAACAAGAAAATAAAATTACAAAACCCAAAACTCAAATGACAAATAAATTGCAAATACTAAATTTCAAATTACCAAAGACGTACTTTTAAAAAGTTTGATACTTGGAATTTTGAATTTGTTTGACATTTGATATTTGTAATTTGAAATTTCTAATGC contains the following coding sequences:
- a CDS encoding ATP-grasp domain-containing protein, translating into MNDTYAEWDEIETIEAIESALKTRHNVSLIEADETVFEQLREQQAQIVFNIAEGLNGVSREAHIPAMLEFLHIPFTGSDSLTLATCLDKSRTKEILSFYKIPNAPFFVIENISQLQKSKFDFPLFVKPLHEGSSKGIYNSCVVRNEKELKNEVEKILLTYEQPVLVETYLSGKEFTVAMLGNGKNVRMLPIVEINFDSLPENVNRIYSYEAKWIWDTIDNPLDIYECPANISSSLQKEIERICMQTFSMLRIRDWCRVDIRLDEKNIPNIIEVNPLPGILPNPLDNSCFPKSARTAGMEYDEMLCTVLDVACERYKIF
- a CDS encoding ATP-grasp domain-containing protein — protein: MTTQVKKNIHVAVIFNNPTIQTSEGRTFLSEEEMIQNFEHIHSGSIDLSEVGVLKEREDVANALNELGFRTSLFNASDDVRALLTFLSEEKPNVIFNLVEGLGEKAIHEMHIAGMYELLGIPYTGSSSVTLGLCLNKIRTKEILSHHHIPTPKFFLCERAHRLKFEHLGVRFPLIVKPSREDASIGIENKSLVESFDDLQQQIEYVNTTFHQAAIVEEYIDGRELNVAVIGNTEIVALPISEIDFSELPNGFPKIVTYNAKWMKGTPEYDGTNGKCPAELLSDVEQRVKEIAMQAFRIMECRDYARVDIRLTKKNEPFVLEVNPNPDICDEAGFIRSVRTAGISYTEIIGKIVSYALERAQ
- a CDS encoding GNAT family N-acetyltransferase, with translation MIRPTQQKDEQQILDIVRATQVFNKEEIAIAKELLEIYLNDAEQQDYEIFSYVNERVEVLGYVCIGPTPATQGTYDMYWIATSPKVHNKGIGTQLVQFTEEYLRKKNARLLIAETSSTPKYAPTRAFYIKKGFEQLARIVGYYKSDDDLIIYGKYL